The segment TTAAATGGTAGATTCATTGAGTGGTGGACTTTCATAACAGTCGTTAGATTAaagataagaaagagaaatcTGAGGGCTGGGGTTATTAAGTTCTATCCCTTCCCTCTTGCTCGTGTTCGAACACAAGCTTTGTTCTGGATAAGGTGTGGTTAAGAGATTGGTGGTTGATGACTTATGATTTTGTTAGATGTGGTCAAGAGAAGTAGTGATGTGGGCCGAGGCTATAGGTGTTGTGGTTAGGTAAAACAGTGATTTGTGATGCGGTCATAGATAGTAGATGAGGGATGGTCAACGTTTTGGTGGATGTGGACAAAAGTGGTGTGGTCATGTATCAATATTTTGGTAGATATGGTTAAGAGTGTTGTGGTCATGGATAATATCTGAGAGGTGGTGAAGGTTTTGTTGGTTTTGTtcagaaaaaaacatatattattgaGATCCAAAGATTTTAAACTTGTTCATCAACCCGACAGTGGAGCTTTGAAAGAAACAAGAGGTCGTCGACTTGATCTTAAAGTGTTTATCCCTTTTTCCCCACACGGCCAACTTATTAAACATATTGATAGATTCAAATATGATAAATCTAGTGAATGAGATTATGAAAGAGTTTGAAGTGGAGTATAACAAATTGATGAAAATGGAATTCGTGATTGTTGtggtgaagaagagaaagataGAGATAGGAACTGATCAATAATAACCATAGAAAAATAGTTGAAGGACAtaggcaaaaaaaaatataattttcaaatgcaaaagaagaaaaagagaagatAATGGTGATTGGAAATGAGAGACTAGGAAAGAGGGACTGAATGTAACTAAACCACgtaattttaacttatttttgagaattttagaGAATTGGCGAGTAGAAAGTACTTGACATGCTCAAAATATAGCAGTCAAAAAGAATCTGAAAGCGAGAGGAATATAAGGAGATATATGTTGTGCCCGTTGCGGAGCGGATGAGGAATCGAtcaaccatgtgttttttgaatgtcctccagcacttcaggtttgggctctctccaagataccatcaaatccaaCCATGTTCCCAACGACCTCTCTGTTCACAAATATGGATCACCTCTTCTGGAGAGTCTCTCCACCGATGGAGGATCATCAATTTGCATGGATTCTTTGGTATATTTGAAAAGGAAGAAACAATAAAGTTTTTAGCAATTTGGACATGGAACTAATGGACACCCTCAAATTGGCAGAAACAGAGTCAAGACTTTGGGCTGATGCGCAGGTATTGACCGAGACCAGGATAGCGTCCCAAGTTGAGGCTACGACTCTCTCATCAATTACAGGGagatggtgttttatagatGGATCCTGGAAAGAGAATGATGCTTTCTCTGGGCAAGGTTGGCTGAGTACTCTAGAAGGTTTTAATGGGTTGTTAGGAGCAAGGAATGTTCGAGCTTGTCTATCCCCTTTACATGCAGAGATGGAAGCActaatttgggcaatggaatgcatgaaaAACTTACGGCAATTTCAGGTtacatttgcaacggattgttctcagttggtgaagatggtttcagaaccaggagaatggccagcatttgcaagctatttggaagatattaaaTCTCTGAAAGAAGTTTCACACGTTCggagattatctatgtaccaagGACGCAAAATTCAAGAgcggatagcctagcacgcagtgtcaGGAAACAACTGTcgtttgtcgttcacatggatcaagatcTACCGGAGTGGttcacagagtcaatatgagtttgtatttgatgacaaaaaaaaagatatgctCAAAATATGTGTAAGTGAAAATAGATTAGTCAAAAATATGTGAGAGTGTAATTTTAATACGGAGtagtggagaagaagaaaagacaaCCGAGAGGCTTCGACAACCGCCAAAAAAAATGTGGTAGCGTTGGAGAAACAGCTTTTGACTGTTTGAAAATCCTAAAGAGAGGcaagataaaattttaaagaagaGCCTCTGTATATATCATCTAATTGAAACTTGTTGATGCTCTTAGattcttatataaattttaattgaaaCTTGTTGATGCTCTAAGATTCTTCTACAAACTTTAGCGTTTAAAATGGTGTTTTGTGAGTTTTATTTAAGATCAGCTATAAATTTGACtgatcaaataattaaaatgggGTCGTAAATTAACCAAACTTTCATCCGTTTTCTGTATTTGTACCTCCTATTTCTTCTGATTTGTCATCTCCATTCTCTTCTTCAGATAAGCAAGCCTCTTAACTAAGGAGTCATCTCAAGATTGGTCACTCATTAGCTCGCAAATTGAACCTTTTGTTTACCTTTAAATttcatcactttttttttcctttaaaaattTGACCAATCACCCATTAGTTCATATATTTGGGACTTGATGTATCTTTCAGCCTATAATTTGACATAAATCAATCTAATCAATGTTTGTTCAACAGCAACAAAAGAAAAGCAAATCAGCAACATACATGTTATCTTGTATGATGTGTGACCAATGATCATCCTTATTTGtattcaaataataataattatatgaaGAATACTATTTTACTACCGGTTCAGTAAATGCACTGAATCCATAAAAAACGTAATCATCAAGATAAAAGCagaaacacacaaacaaaaagaCAGCTAAGCATAGTGACTCTGGGTCCTCAACACAGAGATATTTCCCGGCGCAAAATCAACGGCGGCGATTAACATCCACCGGACAAAAGGGTCTGCCAGCACGAGCCCGATGGCTAGGGATGGTGAAATGCCTTAGCCTCCCGTTTTGCTCCCTCATGTAACCTTTACACAAGAACGTCGCCGAGAACTCATCTTCCACCGGACGGTTAACGTCGTGAACAAAAACGTCTGTTTCTCCGTCTTCACGGTTGCGAGCCAAAAGCCCCGCCGTGTAAATAGCACTCATCCTCCCCGGAGCTTCCTCGTGGTAACCAGTTGGAGCATCCACCATGATCAGATCCCATTTCGTCTCGTAAAAATCCGCCGGAAAATCTTTCAACGCCAGTTCACATTTCGAGTTTCTTGGGTCGGTCACGGATCTACACTCCTCTGATCTTCCCAGCTCCATCAGTTTGTCTGAATGTTTCACTTTCGTGTCGTAAACGACGTGGTAAGCTTCCAAGTTTGGGAATTTCTTAGTCACTATCTCGATCCAAGCCTTGTCTTCCTCAATAAACACTGAACACAAGAGACTTCGTTAGCTCTGTTTTGTGTAAGAAACAGAGGAAATAAGAACACTTACAGGTACGACCACCATGGTTGAGAGATGCCCACATCGGGCTGTCGTGACCTAAACCAAAGACGAGGAAGTTACATGGTGACTTCTTGTCCAAGACTCTCTTTGAGACAGAGATTTCGTCGAATGTCTGTTGTGGAGTGACGTTACTGGTGGCGTAGTGAACCAATGCGTCGGATAAAGAAATTGGCATCTTCGTGCATTGTTGTGTTGTTGGGCATCCTTCTGGTTTAGCCTGGTCTTGCTCTTCTTTCTCTTGAGAGAGATTGGTTTTGGAGATGGGCTTTGAAGAAGATATGTTTGATCTTGCAAAGAAGATGACAAGAAAGATCAAGATTGAGCAGCATGTGAATATGACCTTCAGATTGACAGAAGATTGAGATTTGGTCCTCATTTTTTCGATGAATGAATACAACAATGAAGGGTTCTGAAAATAATGAGAAatgtattatacatatatagaaGAGTTGTTGTATAATGTAAGAGAAAAATATGTGAATGATTGAGGAAGTTGAGGAGGACATGAAAGCTACTAAGGTTGCTGTTCTTCCAATACAACAGCAGTTGGTGGTGAATTCATATACTAACAAATTGATTTTCATATTATAatgtatatatctattttatatattcataaTAATTGGAAGATGTGAAACGTAATGCGGAAATTTCTGGTTTAAAAATTGATGCTTGAAAGAGAAGAATCTGATCGGCAGTAGTAATATTGATCCAAAACAAGACAGGTGTTAAGAGGAACCAACATGGTGGTTGCAACTTTATTGTTCCTTGCTATTTAAATAACCCATGTTGATTTTAACAACTTTGGTCCTTTGTTTCTTGCGCACTAAATTTTTTCTAAACGAATTAACATCaccatttgtttgtttgtatcgTTATAAAAGATTCCTTCATTTGATAATTTCCATAACTTCAACTTTCAAACATGTCCAGTTCAACTCGGTTTAATTAAACCAAAGAGTTTTAGCTCAGACATTGAAAAACCAAACCAATCATCTTTgtggctttttttttcttctcttcaatGGTAATGTGCAAGAGTTGGCGACAAAAATCAAGAGCTTACTGATTTGGATTCTTTCTAAAAAATAACAGGTCAACAACATATTTGTTTTAGTTATCTTTAAGTTATAAGCCAATAAATTGTGAtcccaaaccgaaccaaatgaTAAACGGCTTGCACGGTAATAATTTACAGGGAAGAAAGTTAACGAGGCAGTCACTAGTTAGACTAAATGCAACGTTTTTAAATCCgacccggacactgaaccggacgacTTACCAGATCACTGGTCACTGGGTCACTGGATCGAACGCAGATGAACCACgggttaataaataaataaattaattttattatataataatatattaggtatgaaaataaatatataaaaactaaagttttaatattttctaaatgtttaaaaaaaaataaaagtttggatatgtatatattttatgtttaaaaagtatttagaaaatacttaactttagcttttatatttttattttcatttgacatgcaaagaatcaaaaaatagtttagactatttaatattttgtgtaacaaagtaagagttatgacatcttAAAAAGTCAagatataaaattcataaatatttaaatgtctaatgcgaataataaattaaacttcaaattcaaaataaaccaaaaataaaagatcattgtaataaattgtcaataacataaataaactaacaccaaatcacatcaactaattttggttctctctGTCATCGttcatttcattttctttagGTGGAGAGTAAGCTGTCACTCAAACAAATATCTACTTaacaaaaataaccatattattaTTAGTTACTCATGAATAATAGGAGTGTATTATGCTAACGATTTAGAAAAGCTAGAGTAATCATACATGGTCTGTTTAATAGCTTCCTACGACGATACAAAATGTCATCAGATAGAAATT is part of the Brassica rapa cultivar Chiifu-401-42 chromosome A09, CAAS_Brap_v3.01, whole genome shotgun sequence genome and harbors:
- the LOC103840048 gene encoding glucuronoxylan 4-O-methyltransferase 3, coding for MRTKSQSSVNLKVIFTCCSILIFLVIFFARSNISSSKPISKTNLSQEKEEQDQAKPEGCPTTQQCTKMPISLSDALVHYATSNVTPQQTFDEISVSKRVLDKKSPCNFLVFGLGHDSPMWASLNHGGRTLFIEEDKAWIEIVTKKFPNLEAYHVVYDTKVKHSDKLMELGRSEECRSVTDPRNSKCELALKDFPADFYETKWDLIMVDAPTGYHEEAPGRMSAIYTAGLLARNREDGETDVFVHDVNRPVEDEFSATFLCKGYMREQNGRLRHFTIPSHRARAGRPFCPVDVNRRR